A genomic stretch from Arthrobacter sp. KBS0702 includes:
- a CDS encoding sulfate/molybdate ABC transporter ATP-binding protein: MTFTFDAAVAARGFDVSLALGEAETVAVLGPNGAGKSTLLSVVAGLLRPDTGRAEVDGRVLFELGPGQSTWTPPHRRGTALLAQEPLLFPHLSALENVAFGPRSAGVPRAQAREAARGWLVEVDASDLAGRRPAELSGGQAQRVAVARALAADPGLLLLDEPMAALDVHAAPLLRRLLKRVLARRRAIIVTHDVLDAYMLADRVIVLEGGRITEDGPTRDVLQRPRSRFAAGLAGLNLVAGTVTRTGLRTAAGQDFAGRHEDPPVPGQSGVAAFPPSAVSVFLDEAHGSPRNSFPVTVTDLEPHGDQIRVRAGELSADVTPAASADLGLAPGVRAYFVVKAAAVSIYPA, encoded by the coding sequence ATGACGTTCACGTTCGACGCCGCCGTCGCTGCCCGCGGCTTTGATGTCTCGCTGGCCCTCGGGGAAGCGGAGACCGTGGCGGTGCTTGGGCCGAACGGGGCCGGCAAGTCCACCCTGCTCTCCGTGGTGGCCGGCCTGCTCCGCCCCGATACCGGCCGGGCGGAGGTGGACGGACGGGTCCTCTTCGAGCTCGGGCCCGGGCAGAGCACCTGGACCCCGCCGCACCGCCGCGGCACCGCCCTGCTGGCCCAGGAACCGCTGCTGTTCCCGCACCTGAGCGCGCTCGAAAACGTCGCGTTCGGTCCCCGGAGCGCCGGTGTTCCACGGGCCCAGGCGAGGGAAGCAGCCAGGGGCTGGCTGGTGGAGGTCGACGCCTCGGATCTTGCCGGCCGTCGGCCCGCGGAACTCTCCGGGGGCCAGGCCCAGCGGGTGGCGGTGGCCCGGGCGCTGGCCGCCGACCCGGGGCTGCTGCTGCTGGACGAGCCGATGGCTGCCCTCGACGTCCACGCCGCGCCGCTGCTGCGGCGCCTGCTGAAACGGGTCCTGGCCCGGCGCCGGGCCATCATCGTTACGCACGATGTGCTGGACGCCTACATGCTCGCCGATCGGGTGATCGTGCTGGAGGGGGGCCGGATCACCGAGGACGGCCCCACCCGGGACGTGCTGCAGCGGCCCCGCAGCCGCTTCGCCGCAGGGCTGGCCGGGTTGAACCTCGTGGCCGGGACTGTCACCCGGACGGGGCTCCGGACCGCCGCGGGCCAGGACTTCGCCGGCAGGCACGAGGATCCGCCGGTTCCCGGCCAGAGCGGCGTGGCGGCCTTCCCGCCGTCGGCCGTCTCCGTCTTCCTCGACGAAGCGCACGGCAGCCCGCGCAACTCCTTCCCGGTCACCGTCACCGACCTGGAACCCCACGGTGACCAGATCCGCGTCCGGGCCGGTGAGCTGTCCGCGGACGTCACCCCCGCCGCGTCGGCCGATCTTGGCCTGGCACCGGGGGTGCGGGCCTACTTTGTGGTCAAGGCGGCCGCGGTGTCGATCTACCCGGCCTAG
- a CDS encoding molybdopterin-binding protein: MTRIRVSEAARFLGVSDDTVRRWTENGSLTPLKDESGRLAVDGLELATLAREQAKLPDDPARAGSSARNRFVGLVTAITADTVMAQVELQCGPFRVVSLMSSEAVRELGLELGSVATAVVKATTVIIESPHGRALI; this comes from the coding sequence ATGACTCGTATTCGCGTTTCCGAAGCCGCGCGGTTCCTCGGCGTCAGCGACGACACTGTCCGGCGCTGGACCGAGAATGGCAGCCTTACGCCGCTCAAGGATGAGTCGGGCCGGCTCGCGGTCGACGGTCTGGAGCTCGCGACCCTCGCCCGGGAGCAGGCGAAACTTCCGGATGACCCGGCCCGGGCCGGGAGCTCGGCCCGGAACCGTTTTGTCGGGCTGGTCACCGCCATCACCGCGGACACCGTCATGGCCCAGGTGGAACTGCAGTGCGGGCCGTTCCGGGTTGTCTCCCTGATGAGCAGCGAGGCAGTCCGCGAACTGGGGCTTGAACTCGGCTCGGTGGCCACCGCCGTCGTCAAGGCCACGACGGTGATCATCGAAAGCCCGCACGGAAGGGCCTTGATATGA
- a CDS encoding ABC transporter permease codes for MTRHGYSGIPRWVLGIAAAGALFILLPLAAMVARVKWAQFIPLLTSDASLTALGLSLRTAAASTALCVLLGVPLALVLARADFPGQRLLRSFVLLPLVLPPVVGGIALLYTFGRQGLLGRSLEVAGIQVAFSTTAVVLAQAFVALPFLVVSLEGALRSAGSRYEAVAATLGARPTTVLRRVTLPLVLPGLASGAVLSFARSLGEFGATLTFAGSLQGVTRTLPLEIYLQRETDADAAVALSLLLVAVAVIVVGLSYRGPSPAGRPAASAAPSPAAAGRERP; via the coding sequence GTGACGCGGCACGGCTACAGCGGCATTCCGCGCTGGGTGCTGGGTATCGCCGCCGCCGGGGCCCTGTTTATCCTGCTGCCGCTCGCGGCCATGGTGGCCCGGGTCAAGTGGGCACAGTTCATCCCGCTCCTGACCTCGGACGCCTCGCTCACCGCCCTGGGACTGAGCCTGCGGACGGCCGCGGCGAGCACCGCGCTCTGTGTGCTCCTCGGGGTCCCGCTGGCCCTGGTGCTGGCCCGCGCTGACTTCCCGGGCCAGCGGCTGCTGCGCTCCTTCGTGCTGCTGCCGCTGGTGCTGCCCCCGGTGGTGGGCGGCATCGCCCTGCTTTATACCTTCGGCCGGCAGGGGCTGCTGGGCCGGAGCCTCGAGGTCGCCGGGATCCAGGTCGCGTTCTCGACGACGGCGGTGGTGCTCGCCCAGGCCTTCGTGGCGTTGCCGTTCCTCGTGGTCAGCCTCGAGGGTGCCCTCCGCTCCGCGGGAAGCCGGTACGAAGCCGTGGCCGCCACTCTCGGCGCCCGCCCCACCACCGTGCTGCGCCGTGTCACCCTGCCGCTGGTGCTGCCCGGCCTCGCGTCCGGAGCGGTCCTCTCCTTCGCCCGCAGCCTCGGCGAATTCGGCGCCACCCTCACTTTCGCCGGCAGTCTCCAGGGCGTCACCCGCACCCTGCCGCTGGAGATCTACCTGCAGCGCGAAACTGACGCCGACGCCGCCGTCGCACTCTCGCTGCTGCTCGTCGCGGTGGCGGTCATCGTCGTCGGGCTGAGCTACCGCGGCCCCTCGCCCGCCGGGCGCCCGGCGGCCAGCGCTGCGCCCAGCCCTGCGGCGGCGGGGCGGGAGCGGCCATGA
- a CDS encoding YceI family protein: protein MTLPEGLTPGVWTLDMSHSEIGFSVRHAGISKVRGRFNEASAEARVRDSLADASLHATIKTASFDSGDANRDSHVRGPDFFDVENFPEMTFRATSVRGDGEDYVLTGDLTIRGVTKPVELEVEFTGVAVDPFGATRAGFSAEADISRKEFGLTWNAALEAGGLLVSDKVKINVEAAMVKQA, encoded by the coding sequence ATGACCCTGCCCGAAGGATTAACCCCCGGTGTCTGGACGTTGGACATGTCCCACAGTGAGATCGGTTTCAGTGTCCGCCACGCCGGAATCAGCAAAGTCCGCGGCCGCTTCAACGAGGCCTCGGCGGAGGCGCGCGTCCGGGATTCCCTCGCCGACGCCAGCCTGCACGCCACCATCAAGACCGCCAGCTTCGATTCCGGCGACGCCAACCGCGACAGCCACGTGCGCGGACCCGACTTCTTCGACGTCGAGAACTTCCCCGAGATGACATTCCGCGCGACGTCGGTCAGGGGCGACGGCGAGGACTACGTGCTCACCGGTGACCTCACCATCCGGGGCGTCACCAAGCCGGTGGAGCTGGAAGTCGAGTTCACCGGCGTCGCGGTGGACCCTTTCGGCGCGACCCGCGCAGGCTTCAGTGCCGAGGCCGACATCAGCCGCAAGGAATTCGGGCTGACCTGGAACGCCGCCCTCGAAGCCGGCGGACTGCTGGTCAGCGACAAGGTCAAGATCAACGTCGAAGCGGCGATGGTCAAACAGGCCTGA
- a CDS encoding FAD-binding oxidoreductase — protein sequence MKWVRPDSTDYDETRKLFNAMIDRRPAVIAQCADAADVADALAYARDNSLDVAVRAGGHSVAGMSTNDDGLVVDVRPMKSITVDRENQTVSVGAGVNWGEFDRATQEHGLATTGGRASSTGVAGFTLGGGSGWLERSFGFACDNLLSVDLVTAAGERVTASAQENPELFWALHGGGGNFGVATGFTFRLHELGPTVQAGLMLWPGAASADLARAYRDLSLAAPDAVGSALVYLTAPPEPFVPEDMVGKQAVGLAYLYAGDPAAGAEHAAPFRELGPAVDLVGDMNYADFQCMIDDPPNLYNYWSADYHDELPDAALDVIVDSARRLPGAHSQQLVARWGGAVAGPAAAGTPLQNRGAKWVTHPFGIEETPEGGQQAKAWVKRFRQDIAPYANGGVWLNFVGDEGADRVRAAFGEDNYARLARVKREFDPGNVFRGNQNILPAAS from the coding sequence ATGAAATGGGTCAGGCCGGACAGCACGGATTATGACGAAACTCGAAAGCTCTTCAACGCGATGATCGACCGGCGCCCGGCCGTCATCGCCCAATGCGCGGATGCAGCCGACGTGGCCGATGCCTTGGCCTACGCCCGGGACAACAGCCTCGACGTCGCGGTCCGGGCCGGCGGCCATTCCGTGGCCGGCATGTCCACCAACGACGACGGGCTGGTGGTGGATGTCCGGCCGATGAAGTCCATCACGGTGGATCGGGAGAACCAGACCGTCTCGGTGGGGGCCGGCGTCAACTGGGGCGAGTTCGACCGCGCCACCCAGGAACACGGCCTCGCCACCACCGGTGGACGGGCCTCCAGCACCGGGGTGGCCGGATTCACCCTGGGCGGCGGCTCGGGGTGGCTGGAACGCTCGTTCGGCTTCGCCTGCGACAACCTGCTGTCGGTGGACCTCGTGACGGCGGCGGGCGAACGCGTCACCGCAAGCGCGCAGGAGAACCCCGAACTTTTCTGGGCGCTGCACGGGGGCGGCGGGAACTTCGGCGTCGCGACCGGCTTTACTTTCCGGCTACACGAGCTGGGGCCCACGGTGCAGGCCGGCCTGATGCTCTGGCCCGGGGCCGCCTCCGCGGACCTCGCGCGTGCCTACCGGGACCTTTCGCTGGCCGCGCCGGACGCCGTCGGCAGTGCCCTCGTCTACCTGACGGCGCCGCCGGAACCTTTTGTCCCGGAGGACATGGTCGGCAAGCAGGCCGTTGGCCTCGCCTACCTCTACGCCGGCGATCCGGCTGCCGGGGCTGAGCACGCTGCCCCTTTCCGCGAACTCGGCCCGGCCGTGGACCTGGTCGGCGACATGAACTACGCCGACTTCCAGTGCATGATCGACGACCCGCCCAACCTCTACAACTACTGGAGTGCGGACTACCACGACGAGTTGCCGGACGCAGCCCTGGACGTGATCGTGGACTCGGCGCGGCGCCTTCCGGGCGCGCACTCCCAGCAGCTCGTCGCCCGCTGGGGCGGCGCGGTCGCGGGACCGGCCGCCGCCGGCACGCCGCTGCAGAACCGCGGCGCCAAGTGGGTCACGCACCCCTTCGGCATCGAGGAGACGCCGGAGGGCGGCCAGCAGGCCAAAGCCTGGGTGAAGAGGTTCCGCCAGGACATCGCCCCGTACGCCAACGGCGGCGTGTGGCTGAACTTCGTTGGGGACGAGGGCGCGGACCGCGTGCGGGCGGCCTTCGGCGAGGACAACTACGCCCGGCTGGCGCGGGTAAAGCGCGAGTTTGATCCGGGCAACGTCTTCCGCGGCAACCAGAACATCCTGCCGGCCGCCTCGTAG
- a CDS encoding YccF domain-containing protein produces MKTLLNIIWLVFGGLWLALGYFLAGIVCCLLVITIPWGLASFRIASYTLWPFGRMVVDKPGGNGVFTLLGNVIWLLVAGIWIAIGHVITAFAMAITIIGIPLAIANLKLIPVSLMPLGKQIVPTDRPFVTGYR; encoded by the coding sequence ATGAAGACACTGCTCAACATCATCTGGCTGGTTTTCGGTGGCCTCTGGCTGGCGCTGGGATACTTCCTTGCCGGCATCGTCTGCTGCCTGCTGGTCATCACCATTCCGTGGGGGTTGGCTTCGTTCCGGATCGCCTCCTACACCCTGTGGCCCTTTGGCCGCATGGTGGTGGACAAGCCCGGCGGCAACGGCGTCTTTACCCTGCTCGGAAACGTCATCTGGCTGCTAGTGGCCGGCATCTGGATCGCGATCGGTCACGTCATTACGGCGTTCGCCATGGCGATCACCATCATCGGCATCCCGCTGGCCATCGCCAACCTCAAGCTCATCCCGGTGTCACTGATGCCGCTGGGCAAGCAGATCGTTCCCACCGATCGGCCCTTTGTGACCGGCTACCGCTAA
- a CDS encoding SDR family oxidoreductase: MQHNSAPAHGRTALVVGASGIAGSALVALLAETGWDVLALSRGGVARPGVRPVSADLTSPESLAAALAGENPTHVFFTAWSRQDTERENIDVNAALLRNLLNALQDSPVKHVALMTGLKHYLGPFEAYAAGEMPDTPFHEEEPRLPVPNFYYAQEDELWAAAARQGFSWSVHRAHTVIGHAVGNAMNMGLTLAVQASICKELNRPFIFPGSETQWNSLTDMTASGLLAEHMVWAATAESAGDQAYNIVNGDVFRWRWMWPRLAAYFGVEGVGFEKEPRPLEEQMRGMEGVWADMASGHGLVELDLARVSSWWHTDGDLGRNIEVLADMSRSRLAGFTGYRRTLDSFTGLFDRLRADRLIP; this comes from the coding sequence GTGCAGCACAACTCAGCCCCGGCCCATGGACGCACCGCTCTGGTGGTCGGAGCCAGCGGCATCGCCGGCTCCGCCCTCGTCGCCCTCCTTGCGGAAACAGGCTGGGACGTCCTGGCCCTGTCCCGCGGCGGCGTTGCCCGACCCGGTGTGCGGCCCGTCAGTGCGGACCTCACCTCTCCGGAGAGCCTCGCAGCCGCGCTCGCCGGAGAAAACCCGACCCACGTGTTCTTCACAGCGTGGTCGCGGCAGGACACGGAACGCGAAAACATCGACGTCAACGCCGCGCTGCTGCGGAACCTGCTCAACGCACTGCAGGACAGCCCGGTGAAGCATGTGGCCCTGATGACCGGGCTGAAGCACTATCTGGGCCCGTTCGAGGCTTATGCCGCGGGGGAGATGCCGGACACGCCCTTCCATGAGGAGGAGCCCCGGCTCCCGGTGCCCAACTTCTACTACGCCCAGGAAGACGAACTGTGGGCCGCAGCGGCACGCCAGGGATTCAGCTGGTCGGTTCACCGCGCCCACACGGTGATTGGCCACGCGGTAGGCAACGCCATGAACATGGGGCTCACCCTCGCGGTGCAGGCGTCGATCTGCAAGGAACTGAACCGGCCGTTCATCTTCCCCGGCTCCGAAACGCAATGGAACAGCCTCACCGACATGACCGCCAGCGGACTGCTGGCAGAACACATGGTCTGGGCAGCCACGGCGGAGTCAGCGGGCGACCAGGCCTACAACATTGTCAATGGCGACGTCTTCCGCTGGCGATGGATGTGGCCGCGCCTGGCCGCCTACTTCGGCGTAGAGGGCGTCGGTTTCGAGAAAGAGCCCCGGCCGCTCGAAGAGCAAATGCGGGGCATGGAAGGGGTGTGGGCGGACATGGCCTCCGGGCACGGGCTCGTCGAGCTGGACCTCGCGCGGGTTTCCTCGTGGTGGCACACCGACGGCGATCTGGGACGAAACATCGAGGTGCTGGCCGACATGAGCAGGAGCCGCCTCGCGGGTTTCACCGGGTACCGCCGGACCTTGGACTCGTTCACGGGGCTGTTCGACCGGCTCCGGGCGGACCGGCTGATCCCCTGA
- a CDS encoding DUF4031 domain-containing protein has protein sequence MIYLDPPLWPAHGTHFSHLISDNSLAELHAFARAAGIPERAFDGDHYDVAEARYGALVAAGAVPVEGRVLVRKLIESGLRIPARRRNGSLKLPLLTRWNEVLPGHDALFLDLLDRWGEEHRKYHGRTHLLAVLEALDLLAAPARPSRTVLLAAWFHDAVYRGIAGEDEEESARLAEERLEHARMPADEVEEVARLVRMTAEHRPDPDDEPAALLSDADLSVLAGEPAAYARYLAAVREDFAHIGDADFAAGRAAVVRQLLELDPLFHTARGRELWQDAARRNLQSELD, from the coding sequence ATGATCTACCTTGATCCGCCGTTGTGGCCCGCGCACGGGACCCACTTTTCGCACCTCATCTCCGACAACTCCCTGGCCGAACTGCATGCCTTCGCCCGCGCCGCGGGCATCCCTGAGCGGGCGTTCGACGGCGACCACTACGACGTGGCCGAGGCCCGCTACGGGGCGCTCGTGGCCGCGGGCGCGGTCCCGGTGGAGGGCCGGGTCCTGGTCCGCAAGCTGATCGAAAGCGGCCTGCGGATCCCGGCGCGGCGGCGCAATGGATCCCTGAAGCTGCCGCTGCTGACCCGGTGGAACGAGGTGCTCCCGGGCCACGATGCGCTCTTCCTGGACCTGCTGGACCGCTGGGGAGAGGAGCACCGGAAGTACCACGGCCGCACGCATCTGCTCGCCGTGCTGGAGGCCCTCGACCTGCTGGCGGCGCCGGCACGCCCGTCCCGGACCGTACTGCTCGCGGCCTGGTTCCATGACGCCGTCTACCGCGGCATCGCCGGCGAAGACGAAGAAGAATCGGCCCGGCTTGCGGAGGAACGGCTGGAGCACGCCCGGATGCCGGCGGACGAGGTGGAGGAGGTCGCGCGGCTGGTCAGGATGACGGCGGAGCACCGACCGGATCCCGACGACGAGCCGGCCGCCCTGCTCAGCGATGCCGATCTCTCCGTCCTGGCCGGGGAGCCGGCGGCCTACGCCCGCTACCTCGCGGCCGTCCGGGAAGACTTCGCGCACATCGGCGACGCCGACTTCGCCGCCGGGCGCGCCGCCGTCGTCCGCCAGCTGCTGGAGCTGGACCCGCTCTTCCACACCGCACGCGGCCGCGAGCTGTGGCAGGACGCGGCCCGGCGAAACCTGCAAAGCGAACTGGACTAG
- a CDS encoding carboxymuconolactone decarboxylase family protein, with product MSETSTPEHGRRSVFLDKEHPAAWRALNGLGLKVKESATEAGLDETLIELLNVRISQINGCAFCLDLHVGDAVKNGESAQRLAVLPAWRDTDLFTEKERAALTLAEAITNIADAAAREHEGRLARKHLSDDEFSAISWLAITMNAFNRVSIVSQHPVRNKASKAKDQSTQPG from the coding sequence ATGAGTGAGACTTCGACCCCCGAGCACGGCCGGCGCAGCGTTTTCCTGGACAAAGAGCACCCTGCGGCATGGCGAGCCCTCAATGGCTTGGGCCTCAAAGTCAAGGAATCCGCCACCGAGGCAGGCCTGGACGAGACCCTGATCGAGCTGCTGAATGTGCGCATCTCGCAGATCAACGGCTGCGCCTTCTGCCTGGACCTGCACGTGGGGGACGCAGTCAAGAACGGCGAATCGGCCCAGCGGCTGGCGGTGCTCCCGGCTTGGCGTGACACGGACCTTTTTACCGAGAAGGAACGTGCCGCCCTGACCCTGGCCGAGGCGATCACCAACATCGCGGACGCCGCCGCCCGCGAGCACGAGGGCCGCCTGGCGCGCAAACACCTCAGCGACGACGAATTTTCCGCCATCAGTTGGCTCGCCATTACGATGAACGCCTTCAACCGGGTCTCGATCGTCAGCCAGCACCCGGTCCGCAACAAGGCCAGCAAAGCCAAGGACCAAAGCACTCAACCCGGGTAG
- a CDS encoding SRPBCC domain-containing protein, with protein sequence MPESTFPEGSPSDDELMLVITREFQVPIAAVWSALTDADQAPAWWGPRGFHAPRESIDADLEIGGLYRACLVQDATGQEYWWSGVHTDIEPPHLFVFTHAWDKPDGTRGFETEVAFRLEEIDGGTRMTFTQGPFDSAENRDSNGTGWRESFDRLAEYLRRGT encoded by the coding sequence GTGCCAGAGTCAACGTTTCCGGAAGGATCGCCCAGCGACGATGAGCTGATGCTGGTCATCACCCGCGAGTTCCAGGTCCCGATCGCGGCGGTCTGGTCAGCCCTGACCGACGCGGACCAGGCGCCCGCATGGTGGGGTCCGCGGGGGTTCCACGCCCCGCGGGAAAGCATCGACGCCGACCTTGAAATCGGCGGCCTCTACCGCGCCTGCCTGGTCCAGGACGCCACCGGGCAGGAGTACTGGTGGAGCGGCGTCCACACGGACATCGAGCCGCCCCATCTGTTCGTGTTCACCCATGCCTGGGACAAGCCGGATGGGACCAGGGGCTTCGAGACCGAGGTGGCGTTCCGGCTGGAGGAGATCGACGGCGGCACCCGGATGACGTTCACGCAGGGGCCCTTTGACTCGGCGGAAAACCGGGACAGCAACGGCACCGGCTGGCGGGAGTCCTTCGACCGACTTGCCGAATATCTCCGCCGCGGCACCTAA
- the modA gene encoding molybdate ABC transporter substrate-binding protein, with protein sequence MRRHGKAAALLLAVALAAGAAGCAAPDGGSGAGKTLTVFAAASLKAPFTALAREFEASHPGTRVALSFAGSADLATQLSQGAPADVFASADRKNMAKVADAALVEGAPSDFASNVLTIAVPPANPANIGSFADLARPGTRLVVCAAQVPCGAAAATIAGRAGVALKPVSEESAVTDVLGKVTSGEADAGLVYVTDVKAAGDKVKGIAFPESAYAVNKYPIAGVSASRNKELAAAFVALVTGSEGQKILADAGFGRP encoded by the coding sequence ATGAGACGGCACGGCAAGGCAGCCGCGCTCCTGCTGGCGGTGGCCCTGGCAGCCGGGGCCGCCGGCTGTGCCGCCCCCGACGGCGGGAGCGGGGCCGGCAAAACCCTGACGGTGTTCGCCGCGGCGTCGCTGAAGGCGCCGTTCACGGCGTTGGCCCGGGAGTTTGAGGCCAGCCACCCCGGGACCAGGGTCGCGCTCAGCTTCGCAGGGTCCGCCGACCTCGCCACCCAGCTCAGCCAGGGCGCCCCGGCGGATGTCTTCGCCTCTGCGGACCGGAAGAATATGGCCAAAGTCGCGGACGCCGCCCTGGTGGAGGGTGCTCCCAGCGACTTCGCCAGCAACGTCCTGACCATCGCCGTCCCGCCGGCCAACCCCGCGAACATCGGCTCCTTCGCCGATCTCGCCAGGCCGGGGACCAGGCTGGTGGTCTGCGCGGCCCAGGTCCCCTGCGGTGCGGCCGCCGCGACGATTGCGGGCCGGGCCGGCGTGGCGCTGAAGCCGGTCAGCGAGGAATCCGCCGTCACGGATGTGCTGGGCAAAGTCACTTCCGGGGAGGCCGACGCCGGGCTCGTCTACGTCACCGACGTCAAGGCCGCCGGAGACAAGGTCAAGGGGATCGCCTTCCCCGAGTCCGCTTATGCCGTCAACAAATATCCGATTGCCGGGGTGAGCGCGAGCAGGAACAAGGAGCTCGCGGCAGCCTTCGTCGCCCTGGTCACCGGATCCGAGGGGCAGAAGATCCTCGCCGACGCGGGCTTCGGCCGCCCGTGA
- a CDS encoding CopG family transcriptional regulator: MTEKVQFNVYLPAPLVKRVKHAAIEEGLSLSAFVEEVLARTLDSKKGNSE, translated from the coding sequence ATGACAGAGAAAGTGCAGTTCAACGTCTATCTGCCGGCGCCGCTGGTGAAGCGGGTCAAGCACGCCGCCATCGAGGAGGGCCTGTCATTGTCCGCCTTTGTGGAAGAGGTATTGGCCCGGACCCTGGACTCGAAGAAAGGCAACAGCGAATGA
- a CDS encoding glycerate kinase has translation MSILVAPDSFKGTFAAAQVSAHIAAGIRAAGAAAVELPVADGGEGTFEVLVRGLDARPVRVRTVGPWGDDVETAVALTPDGSAVIELAFASGLNLPASGDRDPVQASTYGTGVMMAEAVRLGARRLLVAAGGSATTDGGAGAIAAIEERGGLHGAEVVVLSDVTTRFGDAARVFGPQKGAGPATVETLTRRLEDLAEGFARELGRDPRPVERTGAAGGFSGGMWAKYGARLVSGADLVLDLLGFDAQAAASSAVVVGEGRLDSQTSQGKIIAAVLARSGTTPVYAVVGSVHDDLGDFADNFADVIVASDAEALVAAGARLARATGHARR, from the coding sequence GTGAGCATCCTCGTTGCCCCCGACAGCTTCAAGGGAACTTTCGCGGCCGCGCAGGTCAGCGCCCACATCGCCGCCGGGATCCGCGCTGCCGGCGCGGCTGCAGTCGAACTGCCCGTGGCCGACGGCGGCGAGGGGACCTTCGAGGTGCTGGTCCGGGGACTCGATGCCCGTCCGGTCCGGGTCCGCACCGTGGGCCCCTGGGGCGACGACGTCGAGACCGCAGTCGCGCTGACGCCGGACGGCAGCGCCGTCATCGAACTCGCCTTTGCCAGCGGGCTGAACCTGCCCGCCTCCGGCGACCGGGACCCCGTGCAGGCCAGCACCTACGGCACCGGGGTGATGATGGCGGAGGCCGTCCGGCTCGGGGCGCGGCGCCTGCTGGTGGCCGCCGGCGGCTCCGCCACGACCGACGGCGGGGCCGGCGCCATCGCCGCCATCGAGGAGCGCGGCGGGCTACACGGCGCCGAGGTGGTGGTGCTCAGCGACGTGACCACCCGCTTCGGCGACGCCGCCCGGGTCTTCGGCCCGCAGAAGGGCGCCGGCCCGGCCACGGTGGAGACACTCACGCGGCGGCTCGAAGACCTGGCGGAAGGGTTTGCCCGCGAGTTGGGCCGTGACCCGCGCCCGGTGGAGCGCACCGGGGCCGCCGGCGGGTTCTCCGGCGGCATGTGGGCGAAGTACGGCGCCCGGCTGGTGTCCGGCGCGGACCTCGTCCTGGACCTGCTCGGCTTCGATGCGCAGGCCGCTGCCAGCTCCGCGGTGGTGGTGGGCGAAGGCCGGCTGGACTCCCAGACCAGCCAGGGCAAGATTATCGCCGCCGTCCTGGCTCGGAGCGGCACGACGCCGGTATACGCCGTCGTCGGCTCAGTCCATGATGACCTGGGTGACTTTGCGGACAACTTCGCGGACGTCATCGTGGCCAGCGACGCCGAAGCCCTGGTGGCGGCGGGGGCGCGGCTGGCCCGCGCCACCGGACATGCCCGTCGCTGA
- a CDS encoding VOC family protein, which produces MRITPIRFVRDVEASRAFYAVLGLAERTEATSGTWADLGAAGGSLGLHVARHPGTHDDAGAVALQFTSDERLDAVAERLAAAGYEPSPIVDETFGRFFTVQDPDGYRIQVNEADEDLQGLSYEIRESAALKP; this is translated from the coding sequence ATGAGAATCACCCCGATCCGCTTCGTGCGCGACGTTGAGGCCTCCCGCGCCTTCTACGCAGTGCTGGGCCTGGCTGAACGGACTGAGGCGACGAGCGGCACCTGGGCCGACCTCGGTGCGGCCGGCGGCTCGCTGGGACTGCACGTCGCACGGCACCCCGGAACGCACGACGACGCCGGAGCGGTGGCCCTGCAGTTCACCAGCGACGAGCGCCTCGACGCGGTGGCGGAGCGCCTGGCCGCCGCCGGCTACGAGCCCTCGCCCATCGTGGACGAAACTTTCGGACGCTTCTTTACCGTGCAGGATCCGGACGGCTACCGCATCCAGGTCAACGAGGCCGACGAGGACCTTCAGGGTCTCAGCTACGAAATCCGCGAGTCCGCGGCGCTGAAACCGTAG